One genomic region from Fulvitalea axinellae encodes:
- a CDS encoding phage tail protein yields MERQVEGEVLIRMPLMSDAMEYGIITKWHVKVGDVIKADDILAEVETEKATMELESHVDGIVQELSPEGERVAVDEVIARLGLLDESTTEEFNALGPNMKGTVGEVRMFAGDKIPRHWLKCDGSLYKVEEKEELFSIIGNKYGEGENSFRVPKIDPIGGVMFIICAR; encoded by the coding sequence ATGGAAAGACAGGTTGAGGGAGAAGTGCTAATACGAATGCCTCTAATGTCTGATGCCATGGAGTACGGCATAATTACGAAATGGCACGTCAAAGTTGGCGATGTTATCAAGGCTGACGATATCTTGGCAGAGGTTGAGACGGAGAAAGCGACCATGGAGCTAGAAAGTCATGTGGACGGGATCGTTCAAGAATTGTCTCCTGAAGGAGAGAGAGTGGCAGTGGATGAGGTTATCGCAAGATTAGGCCTTTTGGATGAAAGCACTACCGAAGAATTTAACGCTTTGGGGCCTAATATGAAAGGTACGGTAGGCGAAGTGAGAATGTTTGCCGGAGACAAAATACCTAGGCATTGGTTAAAATGTGACGGCTCGCTGTACAAGGTTGAGGAAAAGGAAGAACTATTCTCGATTATTGGCAACAAATACGGTGAAGGTGAAAACAGTTTTCGGGTACCCAAGATTGACCCGATCGGTGGGGTTATGTTTATTATCTGTGCGAGATAA